The sequence CCTGCACCGGGAAAGCCTTCCGCACTTGCGCGGCCACGATACGGGCGACACCTGAATCTGTTAAAAAGCGGCAGACCCGATTCCCCGTATCGCTTTATGACTCCACATCCTTCGCCTTACAAGAGCACCGGCGGCCTGCGCCGCATCCTCAACGCCTTGCGCTACTCGTGGCAGGGCCTGAAGGCGGCCGTCAAGTACGAGGCGGCGTTTCGCCAGGAGCTTGCCCTGGCGGTGCTGCTCATTCCAGCCGCGTTTTTTCTGGGGCGCACCACCGACGAAGTCTTCATGCTTATTGCTTCGGTCGTGCTGGTGCTGGTGGTGGAGCTGATCAATTCGGCCATCGAAGCCTTGGCCGATGCACTGTCGGTCGAGACGCATCCACTTCTGGGGCGCGCCAAGGATCTGGGCAGCGCCGCCGTGATGCTGATGCTGATTTTTACGGGCGCCGTCTGGGTCGCGGTGGCGATCAGCCGTTTTATCTTGAATTAAGGCAGGCGTTTGCAGGTGGCAGGCATGCTTCTATACTGAAGCTCCATGCCCTCTTCCGATACCTGCATGATGCCTGCTCTCTCTGCCCCGGAACGTATCGTGATTGTCGGTGGCGGCGCTGGCGGCCTGGAGCTGGCGGCCCAACTGGGCCGCGCCTATGGCCCCGAGCGCGTTCTGCTGGTCGACAGCCGCCCTTTTCATATCTGGAAGCCGTCGCTGCATGAAGTGGCCGCCGGCACGCTGGATATCCACCAGGAAGGGCTTTCTTATCTGATGCTGGCGCGGCTGGCGGGCTTTAGTTTCGCCCAGGGCGAGCTCACCTCGGTCGACCGGGCTGCGCGGCGTATCCGGATCGGCGCGGTCCGCGACCCGCGCGGCCAGGAAATCCTCGGGCCGCGCGAGTTGAGTTATGGCAACCTGGTGCTGGCGGTGGGCAGCGCGTCAAATTTTTTCAACACGCCTGGTGCGGCTCAGTATGCCGTCACGCTGGATAACACCGAAAACGCCGAAGCCTTTCGGCTGACGATCCTCAAGGCCATGGCTCAGGTGGATCAGGACAAGCTGCGCAATCCTTCGGCTCGCCTGGACCTGGTCATCGTGGGCGGCGGCGCCACCGGCGTCGAGTTGGCCGTTGAGCTGACCGAGGCCAGCCATGTCGTCAGCACCTACGGCCTGCCGAATTTTCGAGTCGAGCGCGACATGGCCATCACCCTGGTCGAGGGTGCGCCTCGCATCCTTTCTGCCTTGCCCGAGAAGATTTCGCGCGCGGCCACCGCTCGCCTGACCGAGCTTGGTATCCGTGTGGAAACCCATTGCCGGGTGGCCGAAGTGAGCCCGGATAGTGTCAAGACGGCCGATGGCCGCAGTTTTGCGGCCTCGCTTTGCCTGTGGGCCGCCGGCATTCGCGGCCCGGACCTGCTCGCCCAATTGGGTTTGCCCTTGAACAAGGCAGGCCAATTGATCGTCAATGAGCGCCTGGAAACCGAAGATCCTTATGTGCTGGCGCTGGGCGACTGCTGCGCGGCTCCCTGGCATGGTGAGCGTATCGTGCCGGCGCGCGCGCAAACCGCGCACCAGGAAGCCAGCTATCTGGCCCGCAAACTCGGCGCCCGCCTGGCAGGCAAGGATGAACCCCAGCAGGCGTATGTGTACCGCGACTATGGTTCGCTGGTGTCGTTGGGCCAAGGGGCAGGAGTCGGCAGCCTGATGGGCAAGCTGGCCGGACGCGGACTCTTCGTAAGCGGTACACTGGCGCGCCTGATGTACATGAGCCTGCACCTGATGCACCACCGAGCGGTGCTGGGTGTCTCGCGTACCGCCACAATGGCCTTGGCGCGCCTGTTGATGCGGCGCACCCACCCCAGGGTCAAACTGCACTGATCCCCATGAATTTCCTCCAAAAACTCGAACACGCCTGGGCGACCCGAAACTCTCTGCTGCAAGTCGGGCTGGACCCGGATCCGCTGCGCTTTCCGCACGAGCTGCAGGGCAAGCCCGACGCCATTCTGGAGTTCTGCCGGGGCATCGTCGACGCGACCGCGCCTTACGCCAGCAGCTTCAAGCCGCAAATCGCTTATTTCGCCGCGCATCGCGCCGAAGATCAGCTCGAAGCCTTGTGTGCGCATATCCGTAGCGAACATCCCGATCTGCCCATCGTGCTGGACGCCAAGCGTGGCGACATTGGTTCGACCGCGGAAAACTATGCGCGCGAAGCCTTCGAGCGCTATCAGGCGCATGCCGTGACGGTCAGCCCCTACATGGGCCTGGATTCTGTCGAGCCCTACCTGGCCTGGCGTGACCGGGGCGTGATCGTGCTGTGCCGCACCTCCAACCCGAGGGGCTCGGATCTGCAATTTTTGCAGATGGCCGACGGCAAGCCGCTGTATCTGCACGTGGCCGGACTGGTCGCAGAGAAGTGGAACCGCGACGGCCAATGCGGCCTGGTGGTGGGCGCGACGTTCCCCAACGAACTTGCCGCCGTGCGCCAGCGCATCGGCGACAGCATGCCGTTGCTGGTGCCCGGCATCGGCGCGCAGGGCGGTGATATCAATGCCACCGTGCAGGCCGGCGCCAATCAGGCTCGCACGGGCATGATGATCAACTCGTCGCGTGCCATCATCTATGCCAGCAATGGTGACGACTGGCGCGAAGCGGCCGCCAAGGCGGCGGCCGGCCTGCGTGAGGCGATCAACGCCGTCCGTTGACGGCCGACGGCGCGTCGCCTAGCACCGGTTGGCCGGCGCGCCCAGAAACTCGAGCAGGCCACGCAAGGCGAACTCTACGGCAGCCTGGCGCACCTGGCTGCGGTCGCCGGCGAAGACGTGCGTGACGGCGCGCGAATGAATGCCTTCCTGAGCCCGCGTGGCAAAGCCAAAACACACCATGCCCACCGGCTTGCCGGTCGTCGCGCCGCCCGGGCCGGCGATGCCGGTCGTGAAGATGGAGACATGGCAGGCAGGCGCGGCCAACAGCACGCCCTGGGCCATTTCCAGTGCGACTTCTTCGCTGACCGCACCGAAATGATTCAGCGTGTCGGCCGACACGCGTAGCGCATCGACCTTGGCTGCGTTGCTGTAGGTGACAAAGCCGCGCTCGAACCAGCCGCTCGATCCCGCCACCGAGGTAATCGCAGCCGACAACAGCCCGCCCGTGCAGGATTCTGCCGTGCCCAGGTACCAGCCCTGCTCTTGCAGCACCGGTCCCAGTTGTTCGGCCAGCCCCATGGCCGTTGCGGCGCTCAAGGCGGCAGGTGCCAGCCCCATGTTGTTCTGCAAACTCATGCCAACACTCCTAATCGAACGACGAACGCCATGACCAGCAAGGCATAGACGGCCGCCAGGATGTCATCCCACATTACGCCAAACCCGCCCGATAAGCGGGCATCAAACGTTTTGATGGGGGGCGGCTTGACGATGTCGAAGAATCTGAAAAGCACAAAAGCCAGTAATTGGGCCATCCAACCACCCGGCACCAGCCACAGCACCAGCCAGAAGGCCACCATTTCGTCCCACACCATTCCGACGTGGTCATGGACGCGGAGTTCCTTGCCGGCATAACCGCAAGCCCAGCAACCATAAGCAAACGCCAGCGCAAGCAGGATGCCCATGGCGAGATTGGGGATCGGCGGCAAGAGCAGCCAGATGACCCATGCAGCAAGCGTGCCCCAGGTGCCGGAGGCCGGCCGGATCAGGCCGCTGCCCAGGCCGAACGCCAGAAATCGCCCGGGACGGGCGCAAATCCAAGCCAGGCTGGGGTAATCCACGCGCGAGCGCTCGCGCATCGAAGAAGAATGAGGTTCGGTCATGGTCCGGCGATTCAAGCTCAAAGCGGGCATGCCCGGGATGGTATCAGGCCACGTCGCCGAAATGATCGAATCCGCCAGGGATGTGAGGCAATGGCTGGCCCTGGGCGTCGAGCACCTGCAAGCCGGTGCCGGGCATGATACGGCCCACGCGGCTTACTGGCGTCTGGCAGGCCAGCGCGGCGTGCTCGATGGCAGCGCGCCGCTCGGGCGGCGCAGTAAAACACAGTTCGTACACATCGCCACCGCCCAAGAGCGCCCGTTGCAGCGTGGAGTCGTCCAGGCCGGCCAGACCTGCAGCGCGTGGCAGATCCGCGTAACGCAACTCCGCC comes from Bordetella holmesii ATCC 51541 and encodes:
- a CDS encoding phosphatidylglycerophosphatase A family protein, encoding MRERSRVDYPSLAWICARPGRFLAFGLGSGLIRPASGTWGTLAAWVIWLLLPPIPNLAMGILLALAFAYGCWACGYAGKELRVHDHVGMVWDEMVAFWLVLWLVPGGWMAQLLAFVLFRFFDIVKPPPIKTFDARLSGGFGVMWDDILAAVYALLVMAFVVRLGVLA
- a CDS encoding competence/damage-inducible CinA C-terminal domain protein, encoding MSLQNNMGLAPAALSAATAMGLAEQLGPVLQEQGWYLGTAESCTGGLLSAAITSVAGSSGWFERGFVTYSNAAKVDALRVSADTLNHFGAVSEEVALEMAQGVLLAAPACHVSIFTTGIAGPGGATTGKPVGMVCFGFATRAQEGIHSRAVTHVFAGDRSQVRQAAVEFALRGLLEFLGAPANRC
- a CDS encoding pyridine nucleotide-disulfide oxidoreductase family protein — translated: MMPALSAPERIVIVGGGAGGLELAAQLGRAYGPERVLLVDSRPFHIWKPSLHEVAAGTLDIHQEGLSYLMLARLAGFSFAQGELTSVDRAARRIRIGAVRDPRGQEILGPRELSYGNLVLAVGSASNFFNTPGAAQYAVTLDNTENAEAFRLTILKAMAQVDQDKLRNPSARLDLVIVGGGATGVELAVELTEASHVVSTYGLPNFRVERDMAITLVEGAPRILSALPEKISRAATARLTELGIRVETHCRVAEVSPDSVKTADGRSFAASLCLWAAGIRGPDLLAQLGLPLNKAGQLIVNERLETEDPYVLALGDCCAAPWHGERIVPARAQTAHQEASYLARKLGARLAGKDEPQQAYVYRDYGSLVSLGQGAGVGSLMGKLAGRGLFVSGTLARLMYMSLHLMHHRAVLGVSRTATMALARLLMRRTHPRVKLH
- a CDS encoding prokaryotic diacylglycerol kinase family protein; the encoded protein is MTPHPSPYKSTGGLRRILNALRYSWQGLKAAVKYEAAFRQELALAVLLIPAAFFLGRTTDEVFMLIASVVLVLVVELINSAIEALADALSVETHPLLGRAKDLGSAAVMLMLIFTGAVWVAVAISRFILN
- the pyrF gene encoding orotidine 5'-phosphate decarboxylase; this encodes MNFLQKLEHAWATRNSLLQVGLDPDPLRFPHELQGKPDAILEFCRGIVDATAPYASSFKPQIAYFAAHRAEDQLEALCAHIRSEHPDLPIVLDAKRGDIGSTAENYAREAFERYQAHAVTVSPYMGLDSVEPYLAWRDRGVIVLCRTSNPRGSDLQFLQMADGKPLYLHVAGLVAEKWNRDGQCGLVVGATFPNELAAVRQRIGDSMPLLVPGIGAQGGDINATVQAGANQARTGMMINSSRAIIYASNGDDWREAAAKAAAGLREAINAVR